The genomic interval CATGTGAAAAGTGCTAAAAGTCAAAGCTCATCAATAAAGTATCTTGAAATTGAATAAGAGCCCTGACAACCATTGCATTCTTAAATAAAGTACAATGAGGAGACAAACGACTCTGCCAAGGAGTTTGCATGTGAGTGAAAGGGCGCCTCAATGGGAGCGGGATAATGGGCTGCCCGGCCGTCATGCACTGTCATCCCCGGTCCCGCCGAGAAGCTGCCACAGCTCCCAAATAGTACAAAATGGGCTCTTAAGAGACTCCTGCCATCTCCTTCACCgatttcttcccttcccatttcCCCGACGCCGGGATGCAGCGATGGCCACCGCCGCTCCGCGCCCGGCGGGCAGGCCCGGGAGGCAGGGGCTGAGGCGGGCATCCTTTCCCCGGACCTTCCTTGAAGTCGGGAACGGGCCGGGCAAAGTCTTTCTTCGGAGGCTGCGGGGAAGGGAGAACCGCTTAGGAGTTCCTGCCCCGGGACCCAGACGGCCCCACTTGCAGATgcgaggggctgggggcaggtTCTCGGCTCCGCTCTTACTTCCTTCTCCAGGCCTAAGTCAACCTGCAGGTTACTTTTcatgtggtttttgtttgtttgtttgtttgttttttcttcttcacatgAGTATTTATAGAAACGGAGCCGAATATCGCAATGGATATAGTGGAGCATTTGGGCGTGATGAGATCTCCCCCGAAGGTAAGGTAGGGCAGGAGTGGGGAAGCCAGCGTGGCCATTGAGCTGCAGGGCACCTCAAGGGGGGCACTTCCAAAACTAAGGGATGGGGCAGGTCCTTCCTCCCCTGGCAGCCTCGTCTTCCCTGCACTTTCCTCATTTCCTCCTCTGtgaaactttccaaagtgtCATCCGACACTAAATTAACATGCCCGTGGCCAAACATCATTTCAGGAgatctttcagaaagaaagtaaaatcgAAACAAGAGCCAAAATAAAATACGAACCGGTATCCCTCTTGTTTCCCCCTCCAGGGAGAGTCCCGGCGACCGTCCCGCGAAGGAGCCTGCTTGTCCTCCTAGTTGCTGGTGGCCGAGGCCGGGTGTCCAACCGCACGCATCCTGCAGGCGAGAGAAAGAGGCTGCGATTTGTAAGATCGAAGGCTCCAAAGGGATTTTAAAAGCTGGGATTTTGTCCTTTTGCTGAAGTGAAGTCAGTCGTGTCCGTgggttttgatttgtttgggttttttcttgcttttttgctttgatttttttttcctgttgcactGCCTCTCTAGAAAGTgagctattttttaaatttttttttaagctctcgTCCACCGGGCAttaaagggggaaaagagaagaaccACTGTGTCCGAAGTCGCAGGCAAATATCATTTTTACAAGCTCTCAATTAGCTATCCCTTGGATTAGCACCTTCTTACGCCTCCTCGCCAGAATAAAGCAGCCGTAATCTTGTTGCTATTTTCCCCTCGGGCACAGCGGGCTTTGTGTTCCCTCCCCCCGAAAAAAACTTTTaacgcccccccccccccagcgggaaaaaaaaaaataaaaaaatacccgggcagagaggggagggagggcaggggtgAAGCCGGTGACGTCacggggggagggagggggggcacCGGTGGAGCGGGAGCCCCGAGCGAAAGttgagaggaggaaagagcagcgGGGCGAGCCGCGCGTGTCTGGGTGCGCGCGTGTGCGCGCAGCGGAGCGGTGCGGTGCGGCCCGCCCCGTCGCGTCCCGCGGAGCCGGGTCTGGCCCGGCACGGAGCCCCGCGGGGTCTggcccggctccgcgccgccATTTTACCTCGGCCCGCAGCAGAGGGGCTGCGCAGGACCCGCACCGTCCCGGCCTCACCGAGCCCCCCGCACCGGCCCGGTCACCCCTTGCTCGCCGCCCGGAACAGcgggcagccctggctgcttgTCTTGCCCGGCTCCCCTTCGTCCTCAGCCCAGCGGTCCCCGGCATCGGTGCCCGGCCAGGGGAAACAGAACTTGGTGGGGACTACCGTGCCTGGATACCTCTAAAGGAAAtgctggtttttcttttccattttctttttttttttttttttttttttttttttttctttttttttcttttttctttttttttactttccagcCGCCGCTTGCCCTTCAAAAAGGCTGACTAACTCCCCACCCGGCCGGCCTGTTTTTCCCgttccttctattttttttttttttaatttaaaaagtttttcagaaaggtttttttcgACTTTTAAATCTGCTTAGCTAACTTTTTTAattaggagaaaggaaaagcactgCTGTGAGGTGCTTGGTGCTACCCCTTCCCAAAAGCCCGTCCCTCCTGCAAGCGCAGATTTGCAAACCCCCCCTTCCCATGGGCCGGCACCCGCACCCCTTTGAGGTGAGCCCTGGGACCCCGAGTCCCCTGCAGTGGCTCTCGGCACGGAGTTAGGCACTCTTTGAAGTTTTCTACTTTAAAATCCACACAGGATTATTGTAACAAGCATTTTTCTGCATCagttttttggttgtgtttgtgttggggtttttggtttggtttttggtttgttgttttttttttttgtttttttttttttttagctattaagaaaataaaaaagggaacatgggcataattttaaaagatttttaaaaggtaagTAACTTATATATGACAAGGcgcttttttgtttgtttggtttttggttttttttcctaattaaaatattttccacttttttacATGATCTCGTGCCTGGCTAttgatttgttttaaagaacaGCGTTGGCTTCCCTTTCGTCTTTTTCTTAGGTGTTGAAAGCAGAAAGTGCTGAGTTAGAGACTCCGGTATCGTCTCGTATTAGTATCTAGGCTGCAAACTACCTTTTTTAATACCCTGAAAAATGCTTAAAGTCCTCTTGTCCAGTTCAGTCTAAAACTGAAGAGATACACAAATTCTGACGTCTTAGACTACAATGCTTTTGCCTTCAGGACACTTAATGCCTATTTGTATATGTAGAGACAGTGTTTGAAACCTATAATGCACAGGACACTGAGTTAAGTGGAGCTTTTCTACTTTATAAACAATCTGCAAAAAGTTTGGAATCGGTTTAACTTCTTTTATGTTGGCCCTTTGCACAAGACACAGATTTGTGTAGCAGgataaaaaaaagctttttggaCACTGCCGAAGTCTCCCTGAAACTGGAAGACGAATGTGCATCTTTCTGAACGAGAAAGCCTTTGATTAAATATACGTGGAAAGTGTGCAACCGGACCCGCTCGAAAAGCCttcagaaaagaaggagggggtgGAAGCTTAGCGCATCCTGACGGGCTTTTTAAATGCTATTGATTGGGACAAGCTGTTCAAAACCCCAGTAACAGTTAATCTGCCTGTTAATCAAGCCACTAAGGAGCTCAATGCGAGTTTTATTAGCAACTGGAGAACACAGACAGCAGAAAGGATCAAAAGCCTACACCCTTGATATTTGTAAAACCAGCCTTtcccaaaaatatattttcaattaCAGAGTAATTCGGAGCTTATCAGGGCTCACTCGCAGCCCCGCACAGATGGTTCCGCAGGCGCTGCCAATGCCACGAAACAAAGTGAACCAGCATCGCATCGCGCCGGCCCTGCCGAGGTGCGGGGTTTAAAAATAACGCGGCTAAGGGCGGGGGGCTGGGGGTTGTCCCACTCTTGCCTCTCCCCCATCTCGGGCTCTCCTGGCCTCCCGAATTAGCAGCAAAACCTAAATTTGGCAAAGCACGAGGATAGAGAAACTCCTCGGATTCACGTCAACTGTGTTATTACGCGGAGAGCTTTTTGCCTTTTGCTGGAATATTTGATTTATCGAGGCAACTTTGCAGGGTACGTTTCCCTCTGCCCACCCTTTTGGTGGAGCAGCTCATttaattcctaaaaaaaaaagaaattaaatcgCAATATTCGTAATTTGGAGAGCCAGAAAGttgaattttaattaatttaatgacCAGAAATATTATTATATCTGCTAAAATCAACATTTGATCTTGTCATTTTTAATGCAAACCGATTGCTTTATATGTCAGTGAGATATGCATATAAAAGACTATCTGGTCAGAGGTAATTATGTCACAGCTTTTTCTCGGCATGACAGCTGGATAAACACCATCTCCAATAAACATCTCTAATTAGGGAGGAGGATCTGAGATAGATGGTGTTTGATTTATTACTGAAGGAGAGTGTCCATTTTACCGGTATATTATAGTGAAGCATCACAGGG from Heliangelus exortis chromosome 18, bHelExo1.hap1, whole genome shotgun sequence carries:
- the LOC139804532 gene encoding uncharacterized protein, giving the protein MRRQTTLPRSLHVSERAPQWERDNGLPGRHALSSPVPPRSCHSSQIVQNGLLRDSCHLLHRFLPFPFPRRRDAAMATAAPRPAGRPGRQGLRRASFPRTFLEVGNGPGKVFLRRLRGRENRLGVPAPGPRRPHLQMRGAGGRFSAPLLLPSPGLSQPAGYFSCGFCLFVCLFFLLHMSIYRNGAEYRNGYSGAFGRDEISPEGRVPATVPRRSLLVLLVAGGRGRVSNRTHPAGERKRLRFVRSKAPKGF